A DNA window from Molothrus ater isolate BHLD 08-10-18 breed brown headed cowbird chromosome 2, BPBGC_Mater_1.1, whole genome shotgun sequence contains the following coding sequences:
- the TASL gene encoding TLR adapter interacting with SLC15A4 on the lysosome yields the protein MLSEGYLHRITYLWEDLNPALYESLPDEGVYEMSSISYSSTGEAQGKSLLQRCRSAGKHISSVCSRGSKHSRRQKDNLPQPVQHPTPTGQPPPATHVCEELTKKVTYRVPPSCKSICKNYNDLHIAGDYVVPISSVTTDFACDSGIGPFLESSEIPPAMESVKAPPMSDTIRRPGQGHSSCWRLASLGPHLQPLSDSALNEYLEQKLLELYKQYIMDSTANRASPTQILASELIMTNVDQISMQISRERNMEAVKAKDIVISRFLQIASGKVSSEMSTPTLHISQYSHINP from the coding sequence ATGCTGTCAGAAGGTTACCTTCACAGAATCACCTACCTTTGGGAAGACCTGAACCCTGCACTCTACGAGAGTTTGCCTGATGAAGGGGTGTATGAAATGAGCTCCATTAGTTATTCTTCCACAGGCGAAGCACAAGGAAAAAGCCTCCTTCAGAGATGCAGATCTGCTGGCAAGCACATTTCCTCAGTCTGCTCTAGAGGCAGCAAGCACAGCAGAAGGCAGAAGGACAATCTCCCACAACCTGTCCAGCACCCAACACCCACAGGGCAGCCACCTCCAGCTACGCATGTCTGTGAGGAGCTGACCAAAAAAGTCACCTACCGGGTTCCACCTTCCTGCAAGAGCATTTGCAAGAACTACAACGATTTGCATATAGCTGGGGACTACGTGGTGCCAATCAGCTCGGTCACCACAGATTTTGCTTGTGACAGTGGCATAGGCCCCTTCTTGGAGTCCTCGGAGATCCCTCCGGCCATGGAGTCCGTGAAGGCTCCACCCATGAGTGACACCATCCGCAGGCCAGGCCAGGGCCACTCCTCGTGCTGGCGGCTGGCCAGCCTGGggccccacctgcagcccctctccGACTCAGCCCTCAATGAGTACCtggagcagaagctgctggaacTGTACAAGCAGTACATCAtggacagcacagccaacaGGGCATCTCCCACCCAGATCCTGGCCTCGGAGCTAATCATGACCAATGTGGACCAAATCAGCATGCAGATATCCCGGGAGAGGAACATGGAGGCTGTCAAGGCCAAAGACATTGTCATTAGCCGCTTCTTACAAATAGCCAGTGGGAAGGTTTCCTCAGAAATGAGCACACCTACTCTGCATATCTCCCAATACAGTCACATTAATCCTTAG